A stretch of the Halomonas sp. BDJS001 genome encodes the following:
- a CDS encoding DNA topoisomerase III, whose translation MRLIIAEKPSLAQAIAEALPGTSKRQEGAVVCGDTTVTWCLGHLLEQAPPEAYDPADKQWRLDRLPIVPQQWKLMPRSKARGQLAVIRKLIKQATDVVHAGDPDREGQLLVQEVIEYMKYRGPVQRLLISDLNKPAVSRALAKLRSNADYQPLFQAAQARSRADWLYGINLTRAWTLTGRQAGHDGVLSVGRVQTPVLGLIVRRDNAIRDFVPHPFYPLWVDLKVTQGQLRAWWAPKEHQPLDDQGRLIDRRPADALAAQLPGASGQLTKLDQQEKRQAPPLPYSLSALQVDAARRHGLSAQMVLDICQRLYERHKLITYPRSDCRYLPEEHLQLAQRSLSSACQNDDGLQQWLKGADFTLRSKAWNDKQVGAHHAIAPTGKPADFRQLSATEGHVFRLIVRNVMAQFYRPLRTFEVKAEFTLLNEAFRARGQSILDPGWKPLFTTRDETPPLPPLTQGEACQALGAGVEEKETRPPEPFTDASLIKAMMNIGRYVDDPEVRRTLRDTDGLGTEATRAGIIETLVQRGYLVRQQKALRATKLGSALIAALPSAVSTPERTALWEQRLRAIAEQQDDPDAFQQALLEDLRGLLTHSDAGKLRQSLQSAQGEAGGPLMRSGKPRKSYARRKSTGTRTDTKGKRGKGYSSNN comes from the coding sequence ATGCGCCTGATAATTGCCGAAAAACCCAGCCTCGCCCAAGCCATTGCCGAGGCATTACCGGGCACTAGCAAACGCCAGGAGGGCGCGGTGGTATGTGGCGACACCACGGTCACCTGGTGCCTGGGGCACCTGTTAGAACAAGCGCCGCCGGAAGCCTACGACCCCGCCGACAAACAGTGGCGGCTGGATCGGCTACCCATTGTGCCGCAGCAGTGGAAACTGATGCCGCGATCTAAGGCGCGGGGCCAACTGGCAGTGATTCGCAAGCTGATCAAACAAGCAACGGATGTGGTGCACGCCGGCGACCCTGATCGTGAAGGCCAGTTACTGGTGCAGGAAGTCATCGAGTACATGAAGTATCGCGGCCCGGTACAACGGCTGCTAATCAGTGATTTGAACAAGCCTGCCGTCAGCCGGGCGCTTGCCAAGCTACGCTCCAACGCCGACTACCAGCCGCTGTTTCAGGCGGCCCAGGCCCGCTCCCGTGCCGACTGGCTGTATGGCATTAACCTTACTCGCGCCTGGACGCTCACCGGCCGCCAGGCAGGCCACGACGGAGTGCTGTCTGTGGGACGCGTGCAAACTCCGGTACTGGGATTAATCGTGCGCCGCGATAACGCCATCCGTGATTTTGTGCCCCATCCGTTCTATCCGCTATGGGTCGATCTCAAGGTTACCCAAGGCCAATTGCGCGCCTGGTGGGCGCCCAAAGAGCATCAACCCCTTGACGATCAAGGCCGTTTGATTGACCGCAGGCCCGCCGATGCCTTGGCGGCTCAGTTACCCGGTGCATCAGGGCAACTCACCAAGCTCGACCAGCAGGAAAAACGCCAGGCACCACCGCTGCCCTACTCGCTCTCTGCCCTTCAGGTAGACGCCGCCCGACGTCATGGGCTTTCAGCGCAGATGGTGCTGGATATCTGCCAGCGGCTTTATGAACGCCACAAACTGATCACCTACCCGCGCTCCGATTGCCGCTATCTACCCGAAGAGCACCTTCAACTTGCCCAGCGAAGTCTAAGCAGTGCGTGCCAGAACGATGACGGGCTTCAGCAGTGGCTAAAGGGAGCGGACTTCACCCTGCGCTCCAAGGCGTGGAACGATAAGCAGGTTGGCGCCCACCACGCCATTGCACCGACCGGCAAGCCCGCTGATTTCAGGCAGCTCTCCGCTACCGAAGGCCACGTATTCCGGTTGATCGTGCGCAACGTGATGGCGCAGTTTTACCGCCCGCTGCGCACCTTCGAAGTCAAAGCCGAGTTTACGCTGCTTAATGAAGCTTTCCGCGCCCGCGGGCAAAGTATTCTCGACCCAGGCTGGAAACCGCTGTTTACTACCCGCGATGAAACCCCACCGCTGCCGCCGCTGACCCAAGGTGAAGCATGCCAAGCACTCGGCGCAGGCGTTGAAGAGAAAGAGACCCGTCCGCCGGAGCCCTTCACCGATGCCAGCCTAATCAAGGCGATGATGAACATTGGCCGCTACGTGGACGATCCGGAAGTACGCCGCACCCTACGCGACACCGATGGCCTGGGCACCGAAGCCACCCGCGCAGGCATTATCGAAACCCTGGTGCAGCGCGGCTATTTAGTGCGCCAGCAAAAGGCTCTGCGCGCCACCAAGCTGGGCAGCGCCCTGATCGCCGCCCTGCCCAGCGCGGTAAGCACCCCGGAGCGCACCGCCTTATGGGAGCAGCGCCTACGCGCCATTGCCGAACAGCAGGACGACCCCGACGCCTTTCAGCAGGCGCTGCTGGAGGATCTACGCGGTTTGCTCACCCACAGCGATGCAGGAAAGCTCAGGCAGAGCCTGCAAAGCGCCCAGGGAGAGGCTGGAGGCCCTTTGATGCGCTCGGGTAAGCCGAGAAAGAGCTATGCGAGAAGGAAAAGTACGGGAACCCGCACGGATACGAAAGGCAAGCGTGGCAAAGGGTATTCGAGTAATAATTGA
- the ccoM gene encoding cytochrome c oxidase subunit CcoM, whose translation MNAYITAGGFTMYWDDTIIFGLATVALVIAFMVGWVGFVIRDHLRKGGRKK comes from the coding sequence ATGAACGCATACATCACGGCGGGAGGATTCACCATGTATTGGGATGACACAATTATCTTCGGCTTAGCCACCGTCGCGTTAGTAATCGCATTTATGGTGGGCTGGGTGGGCTTCGTGATTCGCGATCATCTACGCAAAGGTGGGCGTAAGAAGTAG
- a CDS encoding SEC-C domain-containing protein — MLAVWVDQLLGFASGALSAIRQQEHYPDFMTWVRAQGADAFEGDVAMAQALAPVLWSQTPLERLDFACEPLATPGRNEPCWCDSGRKFKQCCYQVEFPTEIPDQMMWMLSLREWKGATLKAALDSQRAPAQALLEAGLIAAESGQTGRAMQILESLFDGSDWSRLPDQAEPAFEILLDIYQERGFSRKRADLLDDVMERGPLFLRGVALERLCLMHLDNDDLDSARGAFVKAQQALPDSPTLAYIEAMLLLHEGHEQEAKERANFWYRRLVRQGELDEDQLDFLAALADNPGATLADQLLSAEEDLATPLVALQALLAALPTAPKIDVSADPESGRLFYNSSAREATLFAAWHEHFQVLVDEDVALGFRDDPWGNAIEWMSALCAHPEWLDAPQVVQDVTLALTSRFGSLPWMAPSLLEPLALRLSRWLEQARAEGGGNLCWDDADNAMLLRTGLALVVGMERGARQHSRELAEELLLIDQEDSLGLRELVLDQLLRDDRNEEALALAEESDDDGSLVLGLLMGKTLALYRLEQHEAAEAALVDVLGHNRYALELICAESPRPSMPHPDGQVDPGSRAEAWQYRTLMRDQWRTTPGALEWLEAHR; from the coding sequence ATGCTGGCGGTATGGGTCGATCAGCTGCTGGGATTCGCCTCCGGGGCACTCTCGGCAATCAGGCAACAAGAACACTATCCGGATTTTATGACCTGGGTGCGCGCCCAAGGCGCGGACGCCTTTGAAGGCGATGTGGCCATGGCCCAGGCGTTGGCACCGGTGCTATGGTCGCAAACCCCGCTGGAGCGGCTCGATTTCGCCTGCGAGCCCCTCGCCACGCCGGGGCGTAATGAACCCTGCTGGTGTGACTCTGGGCGCAAATTCAAGCAGTGCTGCTACCAGGTTGAGTTTCCCACCGAAATACCCGACCAGATGATGTGGATGCTCTCGCTGCGCGAATGGAAGGGTGCGACCCTGAAAGCCGCATTGGATAGCCAGCGGGCACCGGCTCAAGCACTGCTGGAAGCCGGGTTGATCGCCGCTGAAAGCGGCCAGACGGGGCGCGCAATGCAAATCCTTGAATCGCTGTTCGATGGTAGCGACTGGTCACGCCTGCCTGACCAGGCCGAGCCGGCCTTTGAGATTTTGCTGGATATCTATCAAGAGCGCGGCTTTAGCCGGAAACGCGCCGACCTGCTGGACGATGTGATGGAGCGCGGGCCGCTGTTCTTACGCGGTGTGGCGCTTGAGCGACTGTGTTTAATGCATCTGGACAACGATGATCTGGACAGTGCCCGGGGCGCCTTTGTTAAGGCTCAGCAGGCGCTGCCTGATTCGCCCACATTGGCCTACATTGAAGCCATGCTATTGCTGCATGAAGGTCACGAGCAGGAGGCTAAAGAGCGTGCCAACTTCTGGTACCGCCGCCTGGTGCGCCAGGGCGAGCTGGATGAAGATCAGTTGGATTTTCTCGCTGCGTTGGCGGATAACCCCGGCGCGACGCTTGCCGATCAGTTGCTCAGTGCGGAAGAGGATCTGGCCACCCCATTGGTGGCGCTTCAGGCATTGTTGGCTGCGCTGCCGACGGCCCCCAAAATCGATGTCAGCGCCGACCCTGAAAGTGGGCGTTTGTTTTACAACTCCAGTGCCCGGGAGGCAACGCTATTTGCCGCTTGGCATGAGCACTTTCAAGTGCTGGTGGATGAAGACGTAGCGCTGGGCTTTCGTGATGACCCTTGGGGCAACGCCATTGAGTGGATGTCGGCACTCTGCGCGCATCCCGAGTGGCTGGACGCGCCCCAGGTAGTGCAAGACGTAACTTTGGCGCTCACCAGCCGTTTTGGCAGCCTGCCCTGGATGGCCCCCAGCCTGCTGGAACCGCTGGCGCTGCGCCTTTCGCGCTGGCTGGAACAAGCCCGCGCCGAAGGCGGCGGTAACCTGTGCTGGGACGATGCCGACAACGCCATGCTGCTGCGCACGGGGTTAGCCTTGGTTGTGGGTATGGAGCGGGGTGCCCGCCAGCACTCACGGGAACTCGCCGAGGAGCTACTGCTGATCGACCAGGAGGATAGCTTGGGCCTGCGTGAACTGGTGCTCGACCAGCTACTGCGCGATGATCGCAATGAAGAGGCGTTAGCGCTGGCTGAAGAGAGTGACGACGATGGCTCGCTAGTGCTCGGACTGCTAATGGGCAAAACCCTGGCGCTCTATCGTTTAGAGCAGCATGAGGCAGCCGAAGCCGCGCTTGTTGATGTGCTTGGCCATAACCGCTACGCGCTAGAGCTGATTTGTGCCGAAAGCCCCCGGCCCTCTATGCCCCACCCGGATGGCCAGGTTGACCCCGGCTCCCGGGCGGAAGCATGGCAGTACCGTACCTTGATGCGCGATCAGTGGCGCACAACGCCTGGGGCGTTGGAGTGGTTAGAAGCTCACCGCTAG
- a CDS encoding GNAT family N-acetyltransferase, with protein MSELTVSLCQGSAIAPHLPALARLRIRVFRDFPYLYDGELSYESDYLGRYAENPNSLFVLAFDREELVGAATGQPLENEVDEFRQPFITNGIDPERVFYYGESVLLPTYRGSGTGKRFLAEREAHAKRQRFDIAAFCAVERPADHPAEPADYRSLQGFWNAHGYQRHGELATTFAWRDIGEQAESHKPMVFWLKPLG; from the coding sequence ATGAGCGAACTAACCGTTAGCCTCTGCCAAGGTTCGGCGATAGCCCCCCATTTGCCAGCGCTTGCCCGCCTTCGCATTCGAGTATTTCGTGACTTTCCCTACCTTTACGATGGCGAACTCAGCTACGAATCGGATTATTTAGGTCGCTATGCTGAGAACCCGAATAGTTTATTCGTACTGGCCTTCGACAGAGAAGAACTGGTGGGGGCAGCAACCGGACAACCTCTTGAGAATGAGGTCGACGAATTCCGCCAACCGTTTATAACCAACGGCATCGATCCCGAGCGCGTTTTCTACTATGGTGAATCCGTGCTGCTTCCCACCTATCGTGGCAGTGGAACGGGTAAACGCTTTTTGGCCGAACGAGAAGCCCACGCCAAACGACAGAGATTTGATATAGCCGCTTTTTGCGCGGTAGAACGACCCGCAGATCACCCCGCTGAACCTGCCGACTACCGCTCGCTTCAAGGTTTTTGGAACGCCCATGGCTACCAGCGCCATGGAGAGCTTGCCACCACCTTCGCTTGGCGAGATATTGGCGAGCAGGCGGAAAGCCATAAGCCCATGGTGTTTTGGCTGAAACCCCTTGGCTAG
- a CDS encoding FKBP-type peptidyl-prolyl cis-trans isomerase: MSITAHQVVTLHYVLSDVLNDGSKQVLDDSLARNKPLEYLHGHDNIVPGLEKALAGQTVGAELSVQLMPADAYGVRNEGLVQEVSRGSFGNAELEPGSRFQTEGEAGPQIVTVLEVDGDRVTVDTNHPLAGRTLNYKVTILDVRDATRAELAKGHPLPPGTEHSKVEDRKVL, encoded by the coding sequence ATGTCGATTACCGCGCATCAGGTAGTTACCTTGCACTATGTTCTTAGCGACGTGCTCAACGATGGCAGCAAGCAGGTATTGGATGACTCCCTGGCGCGCAATAAGCCGCTAGAGTACCTGCATGGCCACGACAATATCGTGCCAGGGTTGGAGAAGGCGCTAGCAGGGCAAACTGTTGGCGCCGAGCTTAGCGTTCAACTAATGCCTGCGGATGCCTATGGTGTGCGTAACGAAGGTCTGGTGCAAGAAGTCAGCCGCGGCTCATTTGGTAACGCTGAGTTGGAACCGGGCAGCCGTTTTCAAACGGAGGGCGAAGCCGGGCCGCAAATTGTCACGGTGCTGGAAGTCGATGGCGATCGCGTCACCGTCGATACCAACCACCCCCTGGCCGGACGTACGCTGAACTATAAAGTGACTATTTTAGACGTGCGCGACGCTACCCGTGCAGAGTTAGCCAAAGGCCATCCATTACCACCGGGTACCGAGCACAGCAAAGTCGAAGACCGCAAGGTGCTGTAG
- a CDS encoding AmpG family muropeptide MFS transporter yields MLSPTPQRSWLAALAIYCRAPVITMLFLGFSAGLPFLLVFSTLSAWLRSDGVEVAAIGFFAWIGMLYSIKFFWAPVVDRLALPLLTRAFGQRRGWMLLAQSLIAAGLIGLAGLSPVGNLGWVALFALLVAFGSATQDIAIDAYRIESADDDVQAAMASTYIIGYRGGLLAAGAGALYIAASTSWDVAYLTMAALMSIGVITVLLRPEPKRASLSVQLIHEPKVRAFIRASRGKPKILRRLGAWSIGALVCPFTDFFSRYGVKALWILVFIAVFRISDLAMASMANPLYIDLGFSLAEIANVTNIFGIAMSITGGILGGLLVARYGIGPLLIFGAGLVMITNLLFALLALVGSQLPMLVITIIGDNLANGLASAVFIAFLSSLTSRAYTATQYALFSSLMTLPGKFLSGFGGLVVTAQGYPSFFVIATLLGIPAIVLAIWISRDKQLVPTPKPA; encoded by the coding sequence ATGTTGAGCCCCACCCCCCAGCGCAGTTGGCTTGCTGCGCTGGCGATTTATTGTCGTGCACCCGTTATTACCATGCTGTTTTTGGGGTTTTCCGCAGGCCTGCCTTTTCTGCTGGTGTTTTCAACGCTCTCCGCCTGGTTGCGCAGCGATGGCGTTGAGGTCGCGGCGATTGGTTTTTTTGCCTGGATCGGCATGCTCTACTCAATCAAATTTTTCTGGGCCCCAGTGGTGGATCGGCTGGCACTACCGCTACTAACCCGCGCCTTTGGTCAACGACGCGGCTGGATGCTGTTAGCACAAAGCCTGATTGCGGCTGGGCTGATCGGCCTCGCCGGTTTGAGCCCGGTGGGTAATCTCGGCTGGGTGGCTCTGTTTGCACTGCTAGTAGCGTTTGGCTCAGCGACGCAAGATATTGCAATCGACGCCTACCGTATTGAGTCCGCCGATGACGATGTCCAGGCCGCTATGGCCTCGACCTATATTATTGGCTATCGAGGCGGTTTGTTGGCCGCAGGTGCCGGTGCGCTGTATATCGCGGCGTCGACCTCTTGGGATGTGGCGTATCTGACTATGGCGGCGTTAATGAGCATTGGCGTGATTACCGTACTGCTGCGTCCGGAGCCAAAACGCGCCTCCCTCTCCGTTCAACTTATCCACGAGCCTAAGGTACGGGCGTTTATTCGCGCCAGCCGGGGCAAGCCTAAAATACTGCGCCGCCTGGGTGCCTGGAGTATTGGTGCGCTGGTCTGTCCGTTTACCGACTTTTTTAGCCGCTATGGAGTGAAAGCGCTGTGGATTTTAGTGTTTATTGCGGTATTCAGGATTAGCGATTTGGCCATGGCCTCCATGGCCAACCCGCTGTATATCGACCTGGGCTTTTCGCTGGCCGAGATTGCCAATGTAACCAATATATTTGGCATTGCGATGAGTATTACCGGCGGGATTTTAGGCGGGCTTCTTGTCGCCCGCTACGGCATCGGCCCGCTGCTGATCTTCGGCGCGGGACTGGTGATGATAACGAACCTGCTGTTTGCCCTCCTTGCCCTGGTAGGCAGTCAATTACCCATGCTGGTAATCACGATTATTGGCGATAACCTCGCCAACGGCTTAGCCAGCGCGGTGTTTATCGCCTTTCTCTCCAGCCTCACTTCACGCGCCTACACCGCCACGCAATACGCGCTGTTCTCGTCATTAATGACACTACCGGGAAAATTTCTAAGCGGTTTTGGGGGGCTGGTCGTCACCGCTCAGGGCTACCCGAGCTTTTTTGTCATCGCCACACTGCTAGGCATACCGGCGATTGTATTGGCGATCTGGATCAGCCGAGACAAACAATTAGTGCCCACCCCCAAGCCTGCTTGA